From the Drosophila gunungcola strain Sukarami unplaced genomic scaffold, Dgunungcola_SK_2 000078F, whole genome shotgun sequence genome, the window AGCCACAAGGATGAAATTATAGCCGAGACCAACGATAAGCTGCAGGATTTGCACAATGAAAAGTCCGATATGGCCGAAAAGGTAAGCTACCTGTCTGGTTGTAAAGACCTTAAACAATCTGAATATAAGTGAACAACTACGAACATATAAGTGTGCCTGCAACTGTACACCTATTTGAAGGATTTGAAATAGAGTTTCCAAGATTTTTGATCACTTTTCAAATCTCTAAATaggcaatttttttgtattttttcctaAACTCCACTAAAAATACAATTCAACAGGCACATTAACTCGATGCTTATGTCTAATTGAAAAGTGAAATCATCACTCTTTTACATAAGTTGagctttaataataaataaaaattaacaccAGTATATGACTATACtcagagaaaaaatatgaaatccAAAGAAATAACTCCGTTTAATCGGGAAAAGAAGTTGGTAATTAATTTATcagaatgtaaaaaaaaaacaagaaagaaagcaaacttcggcaagccgaagttcatatacccttgcagctattgcaagaattaaatatttttgaacacatcaaaataatggtttacttgcgtatatgtttaaaaacattgaaactatgatgatttgcaagctcaattattagatagttattttatatatttttattatttctatgggagctatatgatatagtcgaccgatttttatgaaatttaaaccgtaattctgaaataattaaccattaccatttgtcgaagaacttaaaaaaaaaattaaaaaacagcaaagttgtaatttttttgtattttatttccgattgttcctatgggaactatatgatatagtcgtccgattttgatgaaatttaaataataaataaaaaaaaaattaaaaaacagcaaagttttaattttttgttgtattttttttagattgttcctgtgggatatatatactatatcatccgattttgatgaaatttaaaacgtaattctgaaataattaaccattccTTTCTGTCAAAgaaataccctctgcaagggtataaatatgaAGTATCATAAAGGTTTACTTAGCTTGTCTCTgataatcatttttataaatacaatttcgagtatattattaattaaatctatACTATTTATACTTGAACTACATGTGTGATGTCCGAATATGtacaaatttgtaattgataATGTATTTATGTTTGCATAGCTCAAACAGTCGGCTGAACAACTGATGGTATGCATGGACCGCGTGAGGGAGCTTGAATTACGCCTGGAGGATCTCAGCCTAACCCTATCAAAGAAAGATTATACGATCAGTAGCCTGGAGCGCGACAAACAGGAGCTGGATCTGTGCCTTCAGGAGGCGCGCGAGGAGCTGCACAGCCGGCGCGAGGTGCTCAACTCATCTTCCGATCTGTTGACCTGTTCCTTGTCGCCGAACGTCACCCCGGAGAATCTGGCCAGCTCTGTGATCGACAAACAGCTGCGTGAGAAGGAGCACGAGAACATCCGACTGAGGGAAGAGCTCCAGAAGCAGAACGATTCGTTGCATCAGTTAACCGAATCTATGGCCAGCCTCCTTAGGAAGCATGAACCCGATCAGGATAATTCTGCAACCTTGATTACCAGCATAACTGATCTCGAGAGTGGACCCGTGAACGAGGTGGCCAAGAACTCTGATCTGCAAGAGAAGTGCGACAAGCAGGCCTCGAATCTCGATAAACTTCTGGACAAAAGTCAGACACTCGCCGAATGTCTGGAGAGCCAGCGCCAACAGCTTGCGGGGGCCAAGGCCAAGATTGCTGAGCTGGAGCAGGAGGCTGTGCAAACAAACCGTAACCATGCCAGCAAATTGTCCAGCATTCAACGGGAGTGCGAGGTGAAGCTGCTAGTGTTGCAGTCCGACCACAAAATGGTAATCCAAAGCCACGACGAGCTTAAAAAGAAGTTGCTCACGACGGAATTTAACCTGGCCAATATTAGGGTACAGCTGGCGGTGAAAGAACAGCAGGCGGACAGATTGAGTTCCGAAATCTTGGAGGTGCGCGTCAGTAAGGAGTCCCTCCAATGTGGCATTGACAAATTCGATGCACAGATCAAAGAAATCGCTAAAATTTTAGAGCAGGAGCAGCGCTGTGTGGAGTACTTGCGAGCCAAGTATGCCCAGTGTCGGAACCAGCTAATGTCTAGCAATGCGGACATGGGTCTGCTATCCTGCCAGCTGGGCTCGCCCGACTGGCAGAGCACGCTTCAACGCATCGACGAGCTTTGCGAGATGAAGGAGCAGCACGAAGCCCTCAAACTTGAGCACGAGCAGAAGGTAAGCGAGGCAACGGAGCTGCGGATTCGTCTAGAGCAGAGCGAGGAGCAGCACGAAGCCCTCAAGCTTGAGCACGAGCAGCAGGTGAGCGAGGCAACGGAGCTGCGGATTCGTCTGGAGCAGAGCGAGGAGCACCACGAAGCCCTCAAGCTTGAGCACGAGCAGAAAGTGTGCGAGGCAACGGAGCTGCGGATTCGTCTGGAGCAGAGCGAGGAGCAGTACAAAGCCCACAAGGTTGAGCACGAGCAGAAGGTAAGCGAGGCAACGGAGCTGCGGATTCGTCTGGAGCAGAGCGAGGAGCAGCACGAAGCCCTCAAGCTTGAGCACGAGCAGCAGGTGAGCGAGGCAACGGAGCTGCGGATTCGTCTGGAGCAGAGCGAGGAGCACCACGAAGCCCTCAAGCTTGAGCACGAGCAGCAGGTGAGCGAGGCAACGGAGCTGCGGAACCGTCTGGAGCAGAGCGAGGAGCACCACGAAGCCCTCAAGCTTGAGCACGAGCAGAAAGTGCGCGAGGCAACGGAGCTGCGGATTCGTCTGGAGCAGAGCGAGGAGCACCACGAAGCCCTCAAGCTTGAGCACGAGCAGCAGGTGAGCGAGGCAACGGAGCTGCGGATTCGTCTGGAGCAGAGCGAGGAGCACCACGAAGCCCTCAAGCTTGAGCACGAGCAGAAGGTGAGCGAGGCAATGGAGCTGCGGAACCGTCTGGAGCAGAGCGAGAAGCAGCATGAGCAGCAGGTGAAGGAGCTGAACACGATCAAAGAAAACGAGATGAGTTAAGCAAGCACATTGTGGAGTTCACTGAGCAAATCGAGTCCAGAATACGTCAGCATGAGGCGCAGCATAAGAATCTGCTTGAGCAGCAACGCATATCTCAGCAGGAGAAGGAGCAACTGCTCGAGCAGCAGCGTAAACTTGAGCAGGAGAAGGAGCAATTGCTCGAGCAGCAGCGTAAGCTTGAGCATGAGAAGGAGCAACTGCTCGAGCAGCAGTGCAAATTTCAGCAGGAGACGGATAGTTTCCTGGAGCGCATCACGGGTCTCTTAAATGAAGGCTACCCCGAAATCTTCTCGCTTTTGGCGGAGGGAAATAGCAATCGCTTCCAAGAGGTTGAGTCGTGGCTTGAGGTGATACTCGAGcagcaaaagaaaacaaacgaCAGTCTTGATGCGACAGTGAAAAATCTGCTGGATGACCTGGCCGTTGTAAAGCAGGAGCATGCAGCTGTCATCAGCGAGAGCCGGCAACGGGCTTTCAGAGCCAGCCGTGAGGAAGAGAAGCGAAATGGTTTCATCGCCTCCCTGGAGCTCACTGCCGACAAGCTGAGCACTGCACTCCATCAAAAAGATGCCCAGATTGccagcagcaggcagcaggtGGCCCAACTGCAGCAGAATCTTGAGGAGGAGCGAAGCAATTTGGAGGAGGCGACCGGCCAGCTGGTAAGGGCTCAGGAGCAGCTGAAATGCCACAGATTGGATGCCATCAAGATGGCAGCCGCCCTCAAAGCGCGTCTTCACAAAGCACATCCAGGCTCCAGCCCTCTGAAAGGCGTCAATGAATGCAGTTTTGAGGAGCTTCGACAGCATGTACACCAGTTTCTGAGCATGTACGATGAGGTGGATGCCAGTCGCCAGAGCCTGGAGCTAAAGTACAGTAGGGCCACTTCCTTGGCCGATCACCTCAAAGAGTCCAAGCTGCATCTAGAGCAGCAAGTGGCTCAACTGCAGAACCAGATGTATGGCAGCGGTCAGGACAGTCCCATGATTAAGCAACTTAAGGACACCATCGCCAACCTTGAGCTGGTGAACCAAAAGCTGAGCTCGGACCATGTTGAGCTGCTTAACCGCCAAATGGACATGGAAACACTAAAAGCTAACCTGATGTCCGAGTCCCAAAAAGTTGAAGAAAAACTGCAGAAGCAACTGAAGGCAGCAGAGGATGAGGTCTCAAACTTAGAGCTCAAGTATCAAGAGCAGATTGATGAATTGAAAGCCGAGATTGTTGAGCAGCGTTGCAAGAACCTCGAGAACGAGACGGCGGGGGAAAAGGAGGATGTCCCACAGTTAAGCAAGGAGCAGGACACCCTAATTGACATAGAAAAAGTGGAGTTGAAAGGTAAACTGGAGGAAAATGAGGCCAAGATCCTGAAATTGAAGGAGGAGCATGAACAAGTGCTGAAGTCCGCGAAAAAAGAGTACGAACAGCGTTACAAGGATCTCGAAACGCAACTAAAGGAGTCCTCGCAATTGGCCCTGAACGCCATTGCAAAGGAGTTGGAAGAGGTTCGCCttcaggagcagcagcatcgCGAAATCATTGCCAGCCACGTAGACGTAATGGAAGATCTACATCAGTCCCAGCTCAAGGAGAAATCCCTCAGCCAGACCATTGAGACCTACAAGCAGTTGTTGACCGATATGTGTAATGAATTAAACGGGACTAAGGATGCGCGATTGGAGAGAGAAAAGGAGGTTGACAATCTGAAGGCGCATATAAAACAGATGGAAACGGAATACCAAGATAAGATTGAGCAGTTAAAGCAGTCTAAGACCCCGACGAAACAACAGAAGTTCCAAGGTAAACTGGAGGAAAATGAGGCCAAGATCCTGAAATTGAAGGAGGAGCATGAACAAGTGTTGAAGTCCTCGAAGGAAGAGTACCAACAGCGTTACAAGGATCTCGAAACTCAACTAAAGGAGTCCTCGCAATTGGCCCTGACCGCCATTGAAAAGGAGCTGGAAGAGGTTCGCCttcaggagcagcagcatcgCGAAATCATTGCCAGCCACGTAGACGTAATGGAAGATCTACATCAGTCCCAGCTCAAGGAGAAATCCCTCAGCCAGACCATTGAGACCTACAAGCAGTTGTTGACCGATATGTGTAATGAATTAAACGGGACTAAGGATGCGCGATTGGAGAGAGAAAAGGAGGTTGACAATCTGAAGGCGCATATAAAACAGATGGAAACGGAATACCAAGATAAGATTGAGCAGTTAAAGCAGTCTAAGACCCCGACGAAACAACAGAAGTTCCAAGGTAAACTGGAGGAAAATGAAGCCAAGATCCTGAAATTAAAGGAGGAGCATGAACAAGTGTTGAAGTCCTCGAAGAAAGAGTACGAACAGCGTTACAAGGATCTCGAAACAAAGCTAAATGAGTCTTCGCAATTGGCCCTAAACGCCATTGCAAAGGAGCTGGAAGAGGTTCGCCttcaggagcagcagcatcgCGAAATCATTGCCAGTCACGTAAACGTAATGGAAGATCTACAACAGTCCCAGCTCAAGGAGAAATCCCTCAGTCAGAGCATTGAGACGTACAAGCACATATTGACCGAGACGTGTAATGAATTAAACTGGTCTAACGATGCGCGATTGGAGAGAGAAAAGGAGGTTGACAATCTGAAGGCTCATATAAAACAGATGGAAACGGAATATAAAGATAAGATTGAGCAGTTAAAGCTGTCCAAGACCCCGACGAAACATCAGATGTTCCAAGGAAAACTGGGGGCAAATGAAGCCAAGTTCCTGGAATCGAAGGAGAAGCATGAACAGCGTTACAAGGATCTCGAAACTCAACTAAAGGAGTCCTCGCAATTGGCCCTGAACGCCATTGCAAAGGAGCTGGAAGAGGTTCGCCttcaggagcagcagcatcgCGAAACTATTGCCAGCCACGTAAACGTAATGGAAGAACTACATCAGTCCCAGCTCACGGAGAAATCCCTCCGCGAGACCATTGAGAACTACAAGCAGTTGTTGACCGAGACGTGTAATGAATTGAACGGGTCTAAGGATGCACGATTGGAGAGAGAAAAGGAGGTTGACAATCTGAAGGCACATATAAAACAGATGGAAACGGAATACCAAGATAAGATTGAGCAGTTAAAGCTGTCTAAGACCCCGACGGAACAACAGAAGCTTATTGACAACTCCGCGGAAGAGTTGCTCAGTCTACGGACTCAGCTTCAGGATGGACAGGAAGAGCTGTCCAATGCCAATGATTTCCAGGTGGAGCAGCAGATGGCAGAAGTTGAGACGCATAGGCTGCAGGCTAAGCTTCAGGAAGAGCATAAGCTTACGGATCAACTCAAAGCCCAGCTAGAAGAGAAACAAAAGGAGCTGCGCTCTGCAGAAGTTGAGATGCACAGTCTGCAGGCTAAGCTTGAGGAAGAGCATAAGCTTACGGATCAACTCAAAGCCCAGCTAGATGAGAAACAGAAGGAGCTGCGCTCTGCAGAAGTTGAGTTGCATAGCCTGCAGGCTAAGCTTCAAGAAGAGGTTCGCctccaggagcagcagcatcgCGAGACCATTGGCAGCCACGTAGACGTAATGGAAGATCTACATCAGTCCCAGCTCAAGGAGAAATCCCTCCGCCAGACCATTGAGACCCACAAGCAGTTATTGACCGAGACGTGTAATGAATTGAACTTGTCTAACGATGCGCGATTGGAGAGAGAAAAGGAAATTGACAGTCTGAAGGCTCATATAAAACAGATGGAAACGGAATACAAAGATAAGATTGAGCAGTTAAAGCTGTCTAAGACCCCGACGGAACAACAGAAGCTAATTGACAACTCCGCGGAAGAGTTGCTCAGTCTACGGACTCAGCTTCAGGATGGACAGGAAAAGCTGTCCAATGCCAATGATTTCCAGGTGGAGCAGCAGATGGCAGAAGTTGAGACGCATAGGCTGCAGGCTAAGCTTCAGGAAGAGCATAAGCTTACGGATCAACTCAAAGCCCAGCTAAGAAGAGAAACAGAAGGAGCTGCGCTCTGCAGAAGTTGAGATGCACAGTCTGCAGGCTAAGCTTGAGGAAGAGCATAAGCTTACGGATCTACTCAAAGCCGAGCTGGATGAGCAACGGAATGAGCTGCGCTCGGCAAGGGTTCAACTGCAAAGCGATGCAAGTCGCACGGAGCAGATGCTCAATGGGCAGGCCGAGGAGCTGGCTCGAGCAAAGGCGGCTCTCGAGTCACAGGCCGCCGAAGTCTCGGCTAAATTGGAGGCCGAGAGGAAGTCTGCGCAGCGGGAGATCTATCTAGTCAAGGAGCGAATGACAAAGGCAGAGCGCGAGCACAAGGTACAACTGGCCACCCTCGAGGACGATCTGTCAACGTTGTCGGAGCGCCAAACTCAGACGGAAGCAGACCGTGCCATCGCCCATGAGCGGATTATCGAGCTGGAGAATAAACGCTTAATAATGGAGAAGGATATCAGCATGCTGAACGAGCAGCTCGCAGAATTCGACAAGTTGTCGACCCGCTTGAACAGTGAAATTGCCCAGCAAAAGAAACAGCTAGCAGATCGGAATGCCCAGGTGAAGAGTTTGGAGTATCGCCTGCACGTGGAAGCTGATATGCTCACTGAGGCCCAGGAGAGGCTGGCCAAGGTCACCGCCAGACTTGCCGAAGTCGAGCAGGCCAACCAGATGTCCGCCTCCCAGCAGGCGGAGTTGCAGCAACGTCTGGAGGCGGAGATGGCAGACCGTGAACAGGACCGACAAGAGCTGGTGGAGATCACCAACCAGCTAGCCGATGTTCAGCAGCAACTGGACGGCACACGGCTCGTCCAAGAGGCCCAGCACCTCAAATTCGTGGAGAGGACGCGCGAGAGTGCAGAGCCGGCGGAAGTCACTAGCTTTAAGCGCTGCCTGATGAAACTCGAAGAGCACCTGGCCAAAAGTAACCAGAAGCTGGACGAGATGCGTGCCGCCAATGAAAGTCAGATGACACAACACGGTCCGAGTGATCTCGGCGCCACCTACAGCAAGTCGGATGTGGCCGAATCGGATGCCAATAAGGAGGATGCGGTGCTCAGAAACAACCAGCTGGCGCTGGACTGCCAGATCCTGCAGGCCAAGTACCGCGATGCCAAGGACGAGATCCAGCGCTGCGAGCAGAAGATGAAGGACCAGCGTCTGGAGATGGAGGGCAAGCTGGACAAGATGAAGACCAAGATGGTAAGTCGAAGCGAGCCATCGGGTTCAGTGAAGGTGGCATGGTCGCGCTGGTCGAGATGTCTCCGTTCCGCACTCGGTTGCCTCATCCATCACTTGTGTTTGGTGTCGACTATCTTACGCTTGTCCGATCCCAAAGGAAGAAACTGATCCGATGCCAGGACCATGCCATCTTTGATTTGCCGCCTTTGCATGTGCATGTGCTTTTTGTGTTCATGTCGTTCTGTTGCGTACATAACTTGGCCCTAAACTAGGGGTagatgttgatgttgtttgTGGTGGCGTTTATCCATGTGTATGTGCCGTGTATGTGCTGCTTTTTCAGGTCTGCCATATAAACTTACAATTTATCCAATGATAAGACGTAGGCGTCGACAAGACACCTAGTTAGGTAATTCCGATAATACCGGTACTTTTATAGATACAATTAAATGTCTTCAGgggcctttttttttgtaaagaaaaaaaagaaaggatatatttttaaaaagtgtcaGACTGGTATAGCACCTAAATGCGTATGTTACGTATTATATATTTGCGATATAGATATGGCCATCTGTCTGTCAGTAttgttgaaaatataatatatatatatatatatatatatatatcaaaaaagGTAGATCTAGTTCAGCTAGTTTAGCTGAGTTTAACTAGTTTATGCCCCCAAAACAAGATAATTCTGTACTACCTATGGCATTAAATGCTTTTATCTTAATACaaactttggttttttaatcAGATCTTTTTAAAGCACCCACATACAACAATTGTATATTGATGGGATAAATAATTCGAAGAACAATTAACAAAACTGCTGGTCACCAGAAAGTATTAAAAATCAGAATTAAAATGAAAGTCCACAAATGCTGCGCTGCTTGCATATTAGCTTTCGCAATTACGGGCGCCTTAgtagatttatttaattcaattgtcACATCATGGAATTAAAaatcacatttatttttccttccTCTCCATTCACTCCGCCAAAAACTCATCACCCATCTCACACAAAACCAACGCACATCCTCAtaccatttccatttccattcatttcctttcccatttccatttccatttccaatcCCCAAGTCCCAAGTTGCCCAGACGTCTCTATCTGTCACTCCGCATGGTATTGCCAGTATTGTGGAGGGCGGCACAGAAGGGCCATCAAATGCAACAGtagcgacaacagcagcagcaaaatcagTAGCTCCTCTACCTAAACTACATACTATTCCTGCCAGGAGCAATCGGTGGTTTAGCACACGCACGGCGTTGTTTCTGGCCGCCACGCATGCGATTTTGATGGGTTTAATTCACATGATTCTGTACCATAACGACGTCGACCTCGAACTACAATCACGCAATCCCAGCCAGTTCTAGGCTGACCGCCACCCTATACCACCCTACCCTTGgtagtttttgttattaattgtTTACCAATTGTTAAGCGTACTtagtaatattaataaataatgaattgCTATATGCACGTGCCTTGCCTGGCATCACACAAAAGTTGttgtccatttttttttgtttgtttgtttgtttgttttgtgctGTCTCACTCTGCTGTCTTACTCACTTTCGTCCTTCGAAAAACACGTGCCGCCCATCCACACCCGCACCTACACCTACACCACCTGAACACCTGAACACCTGAACACTGCCATACTTCCTGCGCATTTGCATTCGTACCCGGATTTTGGACGCACCGCCCGTAGCGCTCCTTGTACACGGCGGAGGTGACCCGCATGAAGGAGAAGCAGGAGCGGGACGCAGCCAGCAGCGCAGCGGAGCTGGAGGCCCTCACAGCCCAggtaaatattgttttttttttttttattttgtttgtcaacCGATCGATGGCTACCCTGAATtctattcaaaacaaaactaatcGCGGTGTTccataaacatattttacttCTAACAAAGATTGTTCCTAAGGTCAAAATTTACCAATTACTCAGGTACTCAGAAAGATGTTAAAgatagtttttctttttggttgtTATTAAAGCGTAATTTGTTGCACTGCATGTattacgcaaaaaaaaattattctaaGGTATAagtacattttgttttatgtatGCCAAGCttattttgcaataaaaacaagatcAAGATATTTTACATTGTCTTAGGGTTtcaaggaaaataaaaaattaaaatatacgatattaaatcaattaaaaaacaaataagaaaacactaaatatttttgtttaactagACATTTGttagaaaaagtttttaacaacttaacttgttttaaaacttaaaaaaatgttcgcacaaacatttttacataTAATTTCTTACAACACAATTCTaatttgaaatgcaaaaaagggttttaaaaGTCCTAAGTCATATTGATTTGCCTTAAAGATAGGCTTAGTTAGATATTATACGttagtaaaaaatttaagaagttgctttatttatttgtttttaatttaaataaaatccaagTCTGATTTGCACTGTTACAAAATTTAGGTTTTCTTAACAATCCTGTTAAGTATATTTACGTAAGAATTTGTACGCGCAAATTCAAGGAAATGAGTCGAAAGCAGCCTTTCCTATTCGGAGTTTTTTATCtctaacaaatataaatatcccTTCCTTAACAGAATGCCAAATACGAGGAGCACACACGCAAGCTGTCCAACCAGATTGTCCGCCTTAACGAGAAGATCCtggagcagcagaagcagcacgCGATTATCAGCACCAAGCTGCGCCATCTGCAGATGCAGCCCGTCAGCGAGCCACCAAAGCCATCCACCGCGACGACGATTACGGTTTCGTCCACGTCCAGCTCATCGGCGGCTAACGAGGACTGGCAGCCCT encodes:
- the LOC128264747 gene encoding LOW QUALITY PROTEIN: golgin subfamily A member 4 (The sequence of the model RefSeq protein was modified relative to this genomic sequence to represent the inferred CDS: deleted 3 bases in 2 codons) translates to MDYRSWRKVLLQWVSECQFIEANYITLEQTDIEAFFAVYVQRAQAEAVVQKALQAAQKVQRKKHRSPLQAFIREIYPEFCAHISGRGQLVESDYLYVYTLLLHYSCVKQPSVFFHSICKKLPELMQTCIAALLNRTVEPQLTREFLRQTIANVASVYRMGVQDSPCPPSSSSSPNLHVDVTPSSSSSPASPQPQSSTPRMHHHRDRQRDCLDLQMSVNEMSAPSTPKTELLDRRTQELRGFRSQLDMERYEKNLLEEQNLEKDALIKSLKKSLKSLEARMAKMTEAAQISDEDEVVPNCGPNEFDRLKRSLMKEISHKDEIIAETNDKLQDLHNEKSDMAEKLKQSAEQLMVCMDRVRELELRLEDLSLTLSKKDYTISSLERDKQELDLCLQEAREELHSRREVLNSSSDLLTCSLSPNVTPENLASSVIDKQLREKEHENIRLREELQKQNDSLHQLTESMASLLRKHEPDQDNSATLITSITDLESGPVNEVAKNSDLQEKCDKQASNLDKLLDKSQTLAECLESQRQQLAGAKAKIAELEQEAVQTNRNHASKLSSIQRECEVKLLVLQSDHKMVIQSHDELKKKLLTTEFNLANIRVQLAVKEQQADRLSSEILEVRVSKESLQCGIDKFDAQIKEIAKILEQEQRCVEYLRAKYAQCRNQLMSSNADMGLLSCQLGSPDWQSTLQRIDELCEMKEQHEALKLEHEQKVSEATELRIRLEQSEEQHEALKLEHEQQVSEATELRIRLEQSEEHHEALKLEHEQKVCEATELRIRLEQSEEQYKAHKVEHEQKVSEATELRIRLEQSEEQHEALKLEHEQQVSEATELRIRLEQSEEHHEALKLEHEQQVSEATELRNRLEQSEEHHEALKLEHEQKVREATELRIRLEQSEEHHEALKLEHEQQVSEATELRIRLEQSEEHHEALKLEHEQKVSEAMELRNRLEQSEKQHEQQVKELNTIRKRDELSKHIVEFTEQIESRIRQHEAQHKNLLEQQRISQQEKEQLLEQQRKLEQEKEQLLEQQRKLEHEKEQLLEQQCKFQQETDSFLERITGLLNEGYPEIFSLLAEGNSNRFQEVESWLEVILEQQKKTNDSLDATVKNLLDDLAVVKQEHAAVISESRQRAFRASREEEKRNGFIASLELTADKLSTALHQKDAQIASSRQQVAQLQQNLEEERSNLEEATGQLVRAQEQLKCHRLDAIKMAAALKARLHKAHPGSSPLKGVNECSFEELRQHVHQFLSMYDEVDASRQSLELKYSRATSLADHLKESKLHLEQQVAQLQNQMYGSGQDSPMIKQLKDTIANLELVNQKLSSDHVELLNRQMDMETLKANLMSESQKVEEKLQKQLKAAEDEVSNLELKYQEQIDELKAEIVEQRCKNLENETAGEKEDVPQLSKEQDTLIDIEKVELKGKLEENEAKILKLKEEHEQVLKSAKKEYEQRYKDLETQLKESSQLALNAIAKELEEVRLQEQQHREIIASHVDVMEDLHQSQLKEKSLSQTIETYKQLLTDMCNELNGTKDARLEREKEVDNLKAHIKQMETEYQDKIEQLKQSKTPTKQQKFQGKLEENEAKILKLKEEHEQVLKSSKEEYQQRYKDLETQLKESSQLALTAIEKELEEVRLQEQQHREIIASHVDVMEDLHQSQLKEKSLSQTIETYKQLLTDMCNELNGTKDARLEREKEVDNLKAHIKQMETEYQDKIEQLKQSKTPTKQQKFQGKLEENEAKILKLKEEHEQVLKSSKKEYEQRYKDLETKLNESSQLALNAIAKELEEVRLQEQQHREIIASHVNVMEDLQQSQLKEKSLSQSIETYKHILTETCNELNWSNDARLEREKEVDNLKAHIKQMETEYKDKIEQLKLSKTPTKHQMFQGKLGANEAKFLESKEKHEQRYKDLETQLKESSQLALNAIAKELEEVRLQEQQHRETIASHVNVMEELHQSQLTEKSLRETIENYKQLLTETCNELNGSKDARLEREKEVDNLKAHIKQMETEYQDKIEQLKLSKTPTEQQKLIDNSAEELLSLRTQLQDGQEELSNANDFQVEQQMAEVETHRLQAKLQEEHKLTDQLKAQLEEKQKELRSAEVEMHSLQAKLEEEHKLTDQLKAQLDEKQKELRSAEVELHSLQAKLQEEVRLQEQQHRETIGSHVDVMEDLHQSQLKEKSLRQTIETHKQLLTETCNELNLSNDARLEREKEIDSLKAHIKQMETEYKDKIEQLKLSKTPTEQQKLIDNSAEELLSLRTQLQDGQEKLSNANDFQVEQQMAEVETHRLQAKLQEEHKLTDQLKAQLRRETEGAALCRIEMHSLQAKLEEEHKLTDLLKAELDEQRNELRSARVQLQSDASRTEQMLNGQAEELARAKAALESQAAEVSAKLEAERKSAQREIYLVKERMTKAEREHKVQLATLEDDLSTLSERQTQTEADRAIAHERIIELENKRLIMEKDISMLNEQLAEFDKLSTRLNSEIAQQKKQLADRNAQVKSLEYRLHVEADMLTEAQERLAKVTARLAEVEQANQMSASQQAELQQRLEAEMADREQDRQELVEITNQLADVQQQLDGTRLVQEAQHLKFVERTRESAEPAEVTSFKRCLMKLEEHLAKSNQKLDEMRAANESQMTQHGPSDLGATYSKSDVAESDANKEDAVLRNNQLALDCQILQAKYRDAKDEIQRCEQKMKDQRLEMEGKLDKMKTKMRSLYTAEVTRMKEKQERDAASSAAELEALTAQNAKYEEHTRKLSNQIVRLNEKILEQQKQHAIISTKLRHLQMQPVSEPPKPSTATTITVSSTSSSSAANEDWQPFKRPSAPSSNLAMEDEEGEVFNNTYLTDLKLGRVPDMTAEELIYRNSLQPPHLKSTYAAQYDLGSQDEDLKDGPHSLDDSMSALLSSSSTGTRKKTMGTHYKRPGPPTPSKNGGRLSFGSSEPPREILREFGDHNNTSKTPARFKFLTQRFSVGSSTLPRDELPHRKRSNLLAGIQRRKLRQAVGLFCTSTPRKSRSYYDQQRLIRASDADTSSADAAATGEEEEEQQKQQKQQEQQEAEMDEGNQEGTPHLSTAALLALTKGNTRRLTGPSSKLRNGRVSLCLHGNIFAKSSRPAVPGKRMQQHRRLRQERMGRFDQARHLDQIRLSVNLSSYAADSSESSPPDNNNYSLHNRNDEHAVPPSQFLMGQTVVLDKRREPPVSATFCVDADVDVDVDVDEVEVQHSETWQLLQQFESENLATSWASQGGQMEEPSEDGRFEQLCQETECSAPFQLQPLIYEPVGGGEVPPQNRLQLETASSSNITGGSCSTTANMTSTSSRQSCTVYSFGSVHMQPMPHINITYVQPTATQLPPGSPLNRSLWTRTRRRLRHLSSGQRMIVGLALLLIVALGCQLADLVVVALTTAFTVLGLVLLAI